A region of Oenococcus sp. UCMA 16435 DNA encodes the following proteins:
- a CDS encoding recombination protein, which translates to MNKTELAKRLGASRQTVYKVLQRAGLHNDDLYKLDDKQIEDLKGFVNQRSVNSRPYKPDKNVNDSVHDIDYQKIIDEKSQTISKLLTMLDQEQKLHSSTQAKLKELEGEKLIAEKKPQKKHWWSF; encoded by the coding sequence ATGAATAAGACAGAGCTAGCCAAGCGTCTAGGAGCATCAAGGCAAACTGTTTACAAGGTTTTACAAAGGGCTGGTTTACACAATGACGATCTTTATAAGCTTGATGACAAGCAAATTGAGGATTTAAAGGGTTTTGTTAACCAGAGAAGTGTTAATTCTAGACCTTACAAACCTGACAAAAATGTTAATGACAGTGTCCATGACATTGACTATCAGAAGATCATTGACGAAAAAAGTCAAACTATTTCCAAACTTTTAACCATGCTCGACCAAGAACAAAAGCTTCACTCATCTACTCAAGCTAAGTTAAAAGAGCTTGAAGGAGAAAAGTTGATTGCAGAAAAAAAGCCCCAAAAGAAGCATTGGTGGAGCTTTTAG